In Gemmatimonadaceae bacterium, the following proteins share a genomic window:
- a CDS encoding nucleoside-diphosphate sugar epimerase/dehydratase: MRNRYFLLIDALLLASLPLLALSLRYETVDWSAQILRAALLYVGITLPLRLATAYLCGLYRCIWRHASVSELERILYAGAIGGSIGLLVGSVLLTALDLSPVRLPYSALVLDALFTLSALAAPRLVARLRARRRGPGTGRRAIVVGAGSAGQLILRETRLNPKLHINVIAFVDDDPYKQDKLLGNVPIAGTLDNLSSVISRLGADELIIAMPEARGSVVRKVLLAATTAGIHARIMPSLHDLISGRIKVSALRPVEIQDLLRREPIVTDLEAVRALTSSRTVLVTGAGGSIGSELCRQIAALEPAKLIALDHSENQVFEIEGELRKRFPSLTIVPLIADVRDTAHIHAIVNKHRPYAIFHAAAHKHVPLMEGNIAEAITNNILGTRNVVEAALDNETEHLVNISTDKAVRPTSIMGATKRVAEQIVLTAAIGENRKFVSVRFGNVLGSRGSVIPTFLKQIQEGGPVLVTHPEMRRYFMTIPEAVQLVLQAGALGKAAELFVLDMGEPVKIVDLARDLIRLSGLEEGNDIEIVFTGVRPGEKLYEEVLFGGEDVQPTGHPKVLRAVVTHGENRAFVDQVDALIRRALVHSPDDTELRGALRVLVPEFAHEDARTDPRQRAPLRAPAAPRPSLTK, translated from the coding sequence ATGCGCAACCGCTACTTCCTGCTGATCGACGCCCTGCTGCTGGCCAGCCTGCCCCTGTTGGCGCTGAGCCTGCGCTACGAGACCGTCGATTGGAGCGCGCAGATCCTCCGCGCGGCGCTGCTGTACGTCGGCATCACGCTGCCGCTTCGTCTGGCCACCGCGTATCTCTGCGGGTTGTACCGCTGCATCTGGCGGCACGCCAGCGTCAGCGAGCTCGAACGGATTCTCTATGCGGGCGCCATCGGCGGCTCGATTGGGCTGCTGGTTGGAAGCGTGTTGCTCACTGCGCTGGATCTCTCTCCCGTACGACTTCCCTACTCGGCGCTCGTGCTCGATGCGTTGTTCACGCTGAGCGCCCTGGCTGCACCGCGTCTGGTCGCGCGTCTGCGCGCCCGTCGCCGCGGGCCGGGCACCGGTCGCCGCGCGATCGTCGTCGGCGCCGGCTCGGCCGGACAGCTGATCCTTCGCGAAACGCGTCTCAATCCCAAGCTGCACATCAACGTCATCGCGTTCGTCGACGACGATCCGTACAAGCAGGACAAGCTGCTGGGCAACGTGCCGATCGCGGGCACGCTCGACAATCTCTCGTCGGTGATCTCGCGCCTGGGCGCGGACGAGTTGATCATCGCCATGCCGGAAGCGCGCGGCTCCGTGGTGCGCAAGGTGTTGCTGGCGGCGACGACCGCGGGCATTCACGCGCGCATCATGCCGAGCCTGCACGATCTGATCTCGGGGCGCATCAAGGTGAGCGCGCTGCGTCCCGTCGAAATTCAGGACTTGCTGCGCCGCGAGCCGATCGTGACCGATCTCGAGGCGGTGCGCGCGCTGACGTCGTCGCGCACGGTGCTCGTCACCGGCGCCGGTGGTTCGATCGGCAGTGAGCTGTGCCGGCAGATCGCCGCGCTCGAGCCGGCCAAGTTGATCGCGCTCGATCACAGTGAGAATCAGGTCTTCGAGATCGAGGGCGAGCTGCGCAAGCGCTTCCCGTCGCTCACGATCGTGCCGCTCATCGCCGATGTGCGCGACACCGCGCACATTCACGCGATCGTCAACAAGCATCGGCCCTACGCGATCTTCCACGCCGCGGCGCACAAGCACGTGCCGCTGATGGAAGGCAACATCGCCGAAGCGATCACCAACAACATCCTCGGCACGCGCAATGTCGTCGAGGCGGCGCTCGACAACGAGACCGAGCATCTCGTCAACATCTCGACCGACAAGGCGGTGCGGCCGACGTCGATCATGGGCGCCACCAAGCGGGTCGCCGAGCAGATCGTCCTCACCGCGGCGATCGGCGAAAACCGCAAGTTCGTTTCGGTGCGATTCGGCAACGTGCTCGGCTCACGCGGCTCGGTGATCCCCACCTTCTTGAAGCAGATTCAGGAAGGCGGGCCGGTGCTCGTCACGCACCCGGAGATGCGCCGCTACTTCATGACGATCCCCGAGGCGGTGCAGCTCGTGCTTCAGGCGGGCGCGCTCGGCAAGGCGGCGGAGCTGTTCGTGCTCGACATGGGCGAGCCGGTCAAGATCGTCGACCTGGCGCGCGATCTCATTCGGTTGTCGGGTCTGGAAGAAGGCAACGACATCGAGATCGTCTTTACGGGCGTACGCCCCGGTGAGAAGCTCTACGAGGAAGTGCTGTTCGGCGGCGAAGACGTGCAGCCGACCGGCCACCCGAAAGTCTTGCGCGCTGTCGTCACGCACGGTGAGAATCGCGCGTTCGTCGACCAGGTCGACGCATTGATTCGCCGCGCGCTGGTGCACTCGCCGGACGACACCGAACTACGCGGCGCGCTCCGCGTCCTCGTGCCCGAGTTCGCGCACGAAGATGCGCGCACCGATCCGCGGCAGCGCGCCCCGCTCCGGGCGCCAGCCGCTCCGCGGCCTTCGTTGACGAAGTAG
- a CDS encoding GNVR domain-containing protein yields MSVAESNGNGSGPADIIAVPAPAPSELSAFRVMNAVLRQRALVIAVTLLAGAIAIVPRLNEPQSYVSTAMFISQGQASTTSSVSGIAAQLGVPVQASAGVASPQFYPELIRSRTFLGQVAQASYVLPGARDSTPHTLIQLYGIQEKDVQLARDAAIRTLNDEVDVVPAPRTGIVTISVSTTDPRLSKAIADEILRQISEFNARMRQSGATAERQFLEGRVADESRQLQASQDRLEAFLAQNRDFRNSPTLVFQHERLDRDYQLHQTIYATLVQNYERAKFEEVRDTPTISVLGQPEIPLHPEPRGRLMALIRALILGFVFGTLLALLREYLKGPETHGQPEAQEFARLARGVRDDLRRGRVLRVLGVTRSRAPLDSQH; encoded by the coding sequence ATGAGCGTCGCTGAAAGCAACGGCAACGGTAGCGGTCCGGCGGACATCATCGCCGTCCCGGCCCCCGCGCCCTCGGAGTTGTCGGCCTTCCGCGTCATGAACGCGGTCCTCCGCCAGCGCGCGCTCGTAATCGCCGTCACCCTGCTCGCCGGCGCCATCGCCATCGTACCGCGCCTCAACGAGCCCCAGAGCTATGTCTCGACGGCGATGTTCATCTCGCAAGGCCAAGCGTCGACGACCAGTAGCGTTTCAGGCATCGCGGCACAACTCGGCGTCCCCGTCCAGGCGTCCGCCGGCGTCGCCTCGCCCCAGTTCTACCCCGAGCTCATCCGCTCGCGCACCTTCCTCGGCCAGGTCGCGCAGGCCTCATATGTTCTGCCAGGCGCGCGCGACAGCACGCCTCACACCCTGATCCAGCTATACGGAATCCAGGAGAAAGACGTACAGCTCGCACGCGACGCCGCCATTCGCACGTTGAATGATGAGGTCGACGTCGTCCCCGCGCCCCGCACCGGGATCGTCACCATCAGCGTCTCGACCACCGATCCACGCCTGTCCAAGGCGATCGCGGACGAGATCCTTCGTCAGATCAGCGAGTTCAACGCCCGTATGCGCCAGAGCGGTGCAACGGCCGAGCGCCAGTTCCTCGAAGGCCGCGTCGCCGACGAATCCCGGCAACTGCAGGCCTCACAGGATCGGCTCGAGGCGTTCCTCGCGCAGAATCGCGACTTCCGCAATTCGCCGACGTTGGTGTTTCAGCACGAACGGCTCGACCGCGACTATCAGCTCCACCAGACCATCTATGCGACGCTGGTCCAGAACTACGAGCGCGCGAAGTTCGAAGAGGTCCGCGACACGCCGACGATCAGCGTGCTCGGCCAGCCGGAAATCCCCCTGCACCCCGAGCCGCGCGGTCGCCTCATGGCGCTCATTCGGGCGTTGATCCTCGGCTTCGTTTTCGGGACGCTGCTCGCACTGCTCCGTGAATACCTCAAGGGCCCGGAGACACACGGCCAACCCGAAGCCCAGGAGTTCGCGCGCCTCGCGCGCGGTGTCCGCGATGACCTTCGCCGCGGACGGGTCCTCCGGGTCCTCGGCGTTACACGAAGCCGCGCGCCGCTGGACTCACAACACTAA